The Silene latifolia isolate original U9 population chromosome X, ASM4854445v1, whole genome shotgun sequence genome contains the following window.
TGTGCTAGCACGGTAAAATTGCGGCTTTGCTGAGTGACTTCACGAAGAGAGATTTTTACTGTATTCATACTAACAAGACAAGAACAATCATATTTGTTTGCAGACAATGAACAAATATTACAATTAAAGATTTTTTCTAAAaagaaaaattacataaataaataatatgtATTTATCTTTCATGTGAAATACATATTTATCAACTATTTCTACATTATACCAGCGAAACATAGAATATCATAGCATACAATATTTTTGGTTTCTCCAACATTCATCTGTATTATTCTGCGGAGAAATGGCAACAGTTACATCTTCTCGTTTTTTTGCTCTGGACAAAGCAACGTATAACTGACTGTGAGAGAAGACAGGGTTGGGCAGGAAAATTCCAACCTTATCTAACGTTTGCCCTTGTGCTTTATTAATTGTCAATGCGAAACACAACTTTATTGGAAACTGTTTCTCCTAAAATAGAAGGGATATTTATCGGATGGAGAAGGTTGAAGAGGAATTCTAGGAGTAAATACTCTTTCTCCTTTATGATGGCCAACAATAATTTCAGCGTCTATAACATTGCGCGAAAATGCTTTGCAGATTAGTCTCGTGCCATTGCATAGGCCAGAAGTAGGATATAATTTTCTCAACAAAACTATCGGGCTGTTTACTTTGAGTACTAAACAATGAGGTGGAAGCCCACTCGGGTGCAAAGTATTTAAAAATTCGATAGGGTATTGCTCAGTAGTTAGTCTACAGCTTCATTAAAGCTTCTGTACTCGTATGAAATGTCAGTCTAACGTGAAACTAAGATCGAATTAATAAGCTCGGTGTCGTCGTTCTTTGGCGTTAGTATTGCTCTCTTTGTCATAGAACTTGTATCAGTACCAAAAAGGCTAACATCTGGATAAACAGAGTCAATTAAAATATCCAACAATTGGTTTTCACGAGTTTTCGCAATGACGATTGATGAAAACGGGATCATGAATAGCACAAGACAGTATCACTGAAAACGGGATCATGAATAGCACGCATATTTGTCGTTAAATGTATCTTTTCAAGTTTTGTCCAGAGTGGCGACATCACGAAACTCGCATTTACAGCTTCACACAATGTACTCTTAGGTATCACATGTAAAACTTGTCGAAAATCACCCCCAAAGACAACAACTTTTCCACTGAATATTGAATTGTTTGAGCAGATGTCTCTCAGAATTCTTTCAAAATGTTCGATAGATTGGCGTTTAGCCATTGATGCCTCATCCCATATTATTAGACGACAAACACGTATCAACTCTCCAAGTCCACTTTGCTTAGATATCTGGGAACTCTGATTTTCTTCCATATCTAAAGGAATTTTGAAGTGCGAATTAGCTATCTTCCCACCCGCAATATTAGAAGCAGCAATTCCAGAACTGGCAACAACAAGCGCAATAACACCCTTCGCTCGCAGATTTGCAAGTATAGTCGAGTAAAGAAAAGTTTTTCCTGTTCCTCCTGGGCCACCGAGAAAGAA
Protein-coding sequences here:
- the LOC141619935 gene encoding uncharacterized protein LOC141619935 codes for the protein MGKSITNFDLGDLVIENNDVDQCFAKEIEEELNIPITVEDLNGVNLLNIEQKRAYDTIYNRVMQRKYGSFFLGGPGGTGKTFLYSTILANLRAKGVIALVVASSGIAASNIAGGKIANSHFKIPLDMEENQSSQISKQSGLGELIRVCRLIIWDEASMAKRQSIEHFERILRDICSNNSIFSGKVVVFGGDFRQVLHVIPKSTLCEAVNASFVMSPLWTKLEKIHLTTNMRAIHDPVFSDTVLCYS